In Parafrankia discariae, the sequence GGCGCTGCGTTACGACGCGGCCTTCGGCCGGGTCGCCCGCGAGGTGTCGGAGGCGCTCAAGGACTCGTTCACCGAGCCCGAGCCCGGGCTCGGGCTCGGCCCCGCCGGGCCGGACACCGCGGGCGCGGGGTAGATCAACCGGTGCGCGGCGGCGGACGCGCGGCGGCGGACGGGGCCGGCCGGGCCGGCGTCGCGCAGCGCCACCGTGGCCGCCATGGCACCCGGCCCGCCGTGCGCGCCGCCGCCGGGATGCGCTGACATCGACGCCAGGTAGAGCCCGGCGATCGGGGTCTCCGGGCGCCCCAGGCCGGGCACCGGGCGGAAGACCAGCTGTTGGTGCAGGGCGGCTGTCCCGCCGTTGAGCGCGCCGCCGCGCAGCACGGCGTCCTGGTCCTCCAGCCGGCGCGGCGACTGGGTGTCGCGGCCGAGGATCAGCGACCCGAAGCCGGGGGCGGCCGCCTCCAGCTTGCGTTCCACCCGCTCGACCAGGCGGGCGGTGTCGGCACCGTCCCAGCGGCCGGTGACGCCGCCCCCGCCGGCGTCACCGCGGGGGGACTGCGGGAGGTGGAAGTAGGCCCACGCGCTCTGGGTCCCGGCCGGGGAGCGGCCGGGGTCGGCGGTGGTCATCTGGCCGAGGACGAGGAACGGGTCGGCCGGCACGAGCCCGCACGCCAGCTGCGCGGACATCATCGTCAGATCGTCCATGGTCCCGCCGAGGTGGACGGTGCCGGCGTCGGCGATCCGGCGGTCGGACCAGGGGATCGGCCCGGCGAGCGCCCAGTTGACCTTGAAGGTCGAGCTGTCCCACTGGAAGCGGGCCAGGTCGGCGAGCAGGCGGGCGGGCAGGTGCTCCTCGGCGACCAGCCGCCGGTAGAGGGAGACCGCGTCCACGTCGGCGAACACCGCGCGCCGGGCGCGCACGGTCGTCCCGTCGGCGAGCCGCACGCCGCGGGCCCGGCCGGTGGTGACGATCACCTCGGTCACCTCGGCGCCGGTGCGCACCACCCCGCCGCGGGAGCGCAGCCGGTCGACGAGGGCCGCGGTCAGCCGGCCCGCGCCGCCGCGCGGCACCGGGAAGCCGACGTCCTGGCCGAGCATCGCCAGCAGCCAGCCGATCAGCGCCGATCCCGCCGACTCCGGGGCCAGGTCGGTGTGCAGCGCGCTGCCGGCGACCAGCAGCCCGGCGCCCGCGCCGGCGAACTCCTCCGCCGCGAAGCGGCGGACGGGCAGCATCGCGAACCGGGCGAAGCGCAGCGCGTCGGCGACCCCGAGCGTGCGAGCGAGCCGTGTGCCCGCCCGCACCGGCGGGAACGGGGCGGCCAGCAGCGCCTCCAGCAGCGGGTCACGGACCCGTTCCCACAGCGCGACCTGCGCCCGCCAGGCCGCCGCGTCGGCCGGGGCGTAGGCGGCGAGGGAGTCGGCCGTCGCGTCGAGGTCGGTGGACAGCACCGCGCAGCGGCCGTCCGGGGTGGGGTGGGCCAGCACCCGCGGGGCACGCAGCCAGCTCAGCCCGTGCTCGGTGAGGTCGAGCGCGCGCAGCGCGGGGGACCGCGCGGCGAACGGGTAGAAGGCGCTGAACAGGTCGGTACCGAACCCGGGCGCGGTGACTTCCGCGCTGCGGCAGGCCCCGCCCGGCTCGGCGGCGGCCTCGCACACGACGACGTCCCAGCCGGCGTCGGCGAGCCGGTTGGCGGCGACGAGGCCGTTCACCCCCGCGCCGATGACGACCGCGTCCACGGTGTCGGCCGCCGCGCGCCGGCCGGCGGGAAGCCGACGCACGGGAAGCCCGCCGGTGCGAAGCCGGTTGGCGGGAGGCCGCCGTGCCCCACTGGGATCGCCCATCCCGCGATCCTGCTCCCCGGCCCGCGGCGGAACCAACGAAGGCCACCACCGGGCCCGCCCGGCGGGTGTCGGGCGGCGTGGCCCGGATACCCTCGGCCCGACCCGGTGCCGATTCCCCGGGATGTGGCCGGCGGTGTGGCGGTCCCCGGATCGCCTGTCGCCGAGCGGGTGAGGGTGCGATGAGGAGGCCGTGTTGACGGAGGCCGCCGCGGCGGCCATGGAGCGCCACCAGGTGCCGATCTATCTCGGTGCCATCGCCGCCGGGGTGCTGCTCGGCCTGCTCGCGCCCGGTGCCGGCCCCACGCTCGAGCACGCCGTCAACCCGGTGCTCGGTGCGCTGCTGTTCGTCACGTTCCTGCAGGTCCCGGCCGCCGAGCTGGTCCGCGCGCTGCGCGGCGGCCGTTTCCTGGCCGGGGTGCTGACGGTGAACTTCGTCGTCGTGCCACTCGTCGTGGCCGGAATGCTCCCGCTGCTGCCGGACGAGCGCGCGCTGCGACTCGGGGTGCTGATGGTCCTGCTGTGCCCCTGTGTGGACTACGTGGTGGTGTTCAGCGGGCTGGCCGGCGCGCGGCCCGGCCAGCTCCTGGCCGCCACCCCGCTGCTGCTGGTCGCGCAGATGCTGGCGCTGCCGCTGTTCCTGCTGGCCTTCCTCGGCTCCGGCCTCGGCGACGTCGTCGAGGCCGGCCCGTTCCTCCAGGCGTTCGCGTTCCTGATCGTGCTCCCACTCACCCTGGCGTGGACGGCGCAGGCGTACCTGGCGCGCCGCCCCGCCCGTCCGGACGCGACCGACGCGACCGACGCGACGATGGTGCCGTTGATGGTGGCGACGCTGGTCACCGTGGTCGCCTCCCAGGTGCCGGCGATGGGCGGCAGCCTCGGCGAGGTGGCCCGCGTCGTTCCGTGCTACGCCGCGTTCCTGATCGTGATGGCCTTCGCCGGGCTCGGTGTCGCCCGTCTGTTCGCCCTTGACGTGCCCGCCGGCCGCGCCGTCGTCTTCACCGGGGCGACCCGCAACTCGCTGGTGGTCCTCCCGCTGGCGCTCGCCCTGCCCGACGATCTGGCGATCGCCGCCGTCGCCGTCGTCACCCAGACCCTCGTCGAGGTGGTCGGCATGGTCGTCTACGTCCGGCTGGTCCCTCGGCTGCTGCCCTGACGGCGGTCCTCAGGGCAGGCCGCCCCGCTTGACGAGCTGCGCGGCGATGACGTTGCGCTGGATCTCGTTGGTGCCCTCACCGACGATCATCAGCGGGGCGTCCCGGAAGTAACGCTCCACATCGAACTCGGTGGAGTACCCGTAACCCCCGTGCACCCGGATGGCACTCAGCGCGACCTCCATCGCGACCTCCGAGCAGAAGTACTTCGCCATCCCGGCCTCAAGATCGGCCCGCTCGCCGGTGTCATAGCGCCGCGCGGCGTGCAACAGCAGCTGACGGGCCGCCGTCAGCTTCGTCGCCATGTCGGCGAGATGGTTCCCGACCGACTGGTGCTTCCAGATCGGCTGGCCGAACGACTCCCGTTCCTGGGAGTAGCGCAGGGCGTCGTCGAACGCTGCCCGGCCCACCCCGGCCGCCCGGGCCGCGACCTGGAGCCGGCCGATCTCCAGACCGCGCATCATCTGCCCGAAGCCCCGGCCCTCGACCCCACCGAGCAGCGCGTCACCCGGCACCCGACAGTCGGTGAACGACAGCTCACAGCTCTCGACACCCTTGTAACCCAGCTTCGGCAGATCCCGGGAGACCTCGAAGCCCGGCACCTTCTCCACCAGCAGAATGCTGATCCCGCGGTGTGGCGGGCTCGCCGTGGGATCGGTCTTGCACAGCAGCGCCACCAGCCCGGCCCGTCGGGCGTTGGTGATCCACGTCTTGCTGCCGTTGATGACGTAGCCGTCACCGGCGGGCCGGGCGGTGGTGCGCATCGCCTGCAGGTCGGAGCCACCACCCGGCTCGGTCAGCGCCATTGTCGCCCGCAGCTCACCGGTGGCCATCCGCGGCAGATAACGCCGCTTCTGCTCCTCCGTCCCGAACGCCAGCAGCAGCTTGGACACCACCGTGTGCCCGCCCATCGCGCCGGCCAGGCTCATCCACCCCCGGGCCAGCTCCTCGGTCACCAGCACGTAGCAGACAGTCGAGACGTCCACCTGGCCGTACGGCTCGGGGATCGCCAACCCGAAGACCCCGAGGCGCTTCATCTGCTCGATGAGCGCCTCGGGGTAGGCGTCGGCGTGCTCGAGCTCGCGCACGACCGGGCGGACCTCGCGGTCGACGAAGTCACGGACGGTGTCGACGACTGCACGCTCCTCGGGATCGAGCTCCGTCACGAGCCGAACCCCGCCGTCCCGGCGAACCCGGTCGTCCCGGCGAACCCGGTCGACACCGCGCAACCCGTCATACGGCGAGTTCCGTCACGAGGCGATCCGGCGCTCCAACGCGATGTCGAGCAGCTCGTCGGTGAGGACGTGCTTGACGCGGGGCCGGCCGGCGGACTCCCCCAGGGAGCGCTCGGCGGCGTCGATCAGCCGCCAGCCCTGCTCGGTGACCAGGTGCGGCTGGCGGCCACGCAGCCAGGTGTCGATCTCGCCGACCGGGTCGAACGCGACGCCCCGGTCGTGGCGGCGCAGCGCGCCGTCGGCGACGTCCGCGAGCAGCCGGGTGACGGTCTCGCCGGCGCACTTCTTGTTCGTGCCGATGATCCCGGTCGGGCCGCGCTTGATCCAGCCGGCGACGTACTCGCGCTCGACGCCCTCGACCCGCCCGTTCACGTTCGGGATGATCCCGCGGCGGTCGTCGAAGGGCAGCCCCTCGATCGACCGGCCCTTGTAGCCGACGGCGCGCAGCACCAGGCTGGTCGGGACGGTCTCCCGCTCGCCGGTGTCGACGGCGCTGACCCAGCCGTCCTCGCCGACCTTCAGCGCGTTGCGGGCGAACACGATCTCCTCGACCCGGCCGTCGCCGCGAATCTCCAGCGGGGTGCGCTGGAAGCGCAGCGCCACCCGGCGGGCGCCCGCGGGCACCGGGTTCTGCGCGTACCCGCGCATCACCGCCAGGTTGCGCTTGACCAGACGGGACAGCTCCTCCTCGCCCTCCTGCTCGGCGACCTCCGCCGGGTCGATGTCCACCCCGGACTCGGTGAACTCGGGCAGCTCCTTGAGCTCCGCGGTCGTGAAGGCCGCCTGCGCGGCACCACGGCGCCCGACGACCAGGACCTCCTTGAGCGCGCAGGCGCGCAGCGCCTCGAGGGCGTGGTCCGCGATGTCGGTGCGGGACAGCCGCTCGTGCGGCGAGCAGAGGATCCGGGCGACGTCGAGCGCGACGTTGCCCGCGCCGATCACGACCCCGCGCTCACCGCTGAGGTCGAAGGTGAGGTTGGCGTAATCGGGGTGCCCGTTGTACCAGCCGACGAAGTCGACCGCGGACACGCTGCCGGGCAGGTCCTCACCGGGAATCCCGAGCCGGCGGTCCGTCTGCGCGCCGACGGCGTACAGGACGGCGTCGTAGCGCGCGGTCAGCTCCTCCCGGGTGACGTCCTTGCCGACGTCGACGTTGCCGAAGAAGCGGAAGTTCTCGTGCGCGGCGATCGCCGCGTACACGCTGGACACCGCCTTGATCTTCGGATGGTCGGGGGCGACTCCGGAACGCACCAGGCCCCACGGCGTGGCCAGCCGCTCGTACATGTCCACCCGGACCGGTACGTCGTGCTGGTCCAACAGCGAGGCCGCCGCGTAGAAGCCCGACGGACCGGATCCGACCACCGCGACGGTCAACGGCGCGGCCGCAGCTCCCTGGGGCATCGATACACTCCTCCAGCCGAATTCCCGCCGATGTACGCCCGTCACCCGGGCGTCGACCGCCGGCGCGATCACATCCCCGACCGGTGTGGCTCGGGCGACATCGCAGATGCCGGGTTCGCGGTCGGCCGGGCATCGTCGCCCCTGCAGGTCGCGACCGCGCCGTACCGGCCACCTCCACGCAACGTAGAGAAGCCCGCTTCCGGGCGCAAGAACTGCGATGACGGAATGCGGCCGGGTGCCACGCGGGCAGCCACCCGCCCGCCCCATTCCCTCCATTACCGTCACCGTAATTCCGTTTACGACGGATTTGCCCGACATGATGGAAGCTGACCCGCGACCGAAGGCCGCTCCGCCCGGTCCGGGACGGCTCGGCGGCGGACGGTCAGCCGCCGACGGCTCGGCGGCGCTCAGGCCGTGGGCAGGCCGGCGGCGGACGGTCAGCCGCGGGCGGCGCCCAGCGCCATCGCGTGCAGCATCTCGGCCATCTCGGCCCGGGCCAGATCGGTCGCGCTGTGCGGCGTGGAGTTGATCAGACCGAACAGCACATGGGTGCGCGCCCGCGCGGTCGGCGCGTCGAGCTCGGGCCGCACCTGCCGCAGGACGTCCACCCACTGCTCGGCGTACGCCCGCTGCAGTCTGCGGACCTCGCGCTCGGCCGGTTCCGGCAGGCTCCACAGGTCGCGGTCGTGAATGATGATCAGGTCGGGGTTGTCGAGCGCGAACTCGACGTGCCCGCGGACGAGCAGGTCCAGGGTCTCCGGGGCGGAGGCGCCGACCCGGCGGGCCTCGCGGGCGGCGTCGAGCAGGTGCTGGCTGATGCCGACGAGAAGCTCGACGAGGACCGCGTCCTTGCTGGGGAAGTGCCGGTAGATCCCCGGCCCGCGGATCCCGACGGCGGC encodes:
- a CDS encoding phytoene desaturase family protein → MGDPSGARRPPANRLRTGGLPVRRLPAGRRAAADTVDAVVIGAGVNGLVAANRLADAGWDVVVCEAAAEPGGACRSAEVTAPGFGTDLFSAFYPFAARSPALRALDLTEHGLSWLRAPRVLAHPTPDGRCAVLSTDLDATADSLAAYAPADAAAWRAQVALWERVRDPLLEALLAAPFPPVRAGTRLARTLGVADALRFARFAMLPVRRFAAEEFAGAGAGLLVAGSALHTDLAPESAGSALIGWLLAMLGQDVGFPVPRGGAGRLTAALVDRLRSRGGVVRTGAEVTEVIVTTGRARGVRLADGTTVRARRAVFADVDAVSLYRRLVAEEHLPARLLADLARFQWDSSTFKVNWALAGPIPWSDRRIADAGTVHLGGTMDDLTMMSAQLACGLVPADPFLVLGQMTTADPGRSPAGTQSAWAYFHLPQSPRGDAGGGGVTGRWDGADTARLVERVERKLEAAAPGFGSLILGRDTQSPRRLEDQDAVLRGGALNGGTAALHQQLVFRPVPGLGRPETPIAGLYLASMSAHPGGGAHGGPGAMAATVALRDAGPAGPVRRRASAAAHRLIYPAPAVSGPAGPSPSPGSGSVNESLSASDTSRATRPKAAS
- a CDS encoding arsenic resistance protein; this translates as MERHQVPIYLGAIAAGVLLGLLAPGAGPTLEHAVNPVLGALLFVTFLQVPAAELVRALRGGRFLAGVLTVNFVVVPLVVAGMLPLLPDERALRLGVLMVLLCPCVDYVVVFSGLAGARPGQLLAATPLLLVAQMLALPLFLLAFLGSGLGDVVEAGPFLQAFAFLIVLPLTLAWTAQAYLARRPARPDATDATDATMVPLMVATLVTVVASQVPAMGGSLGEVARVVPCYAAFLIVMAFAGLGVARLFALDVPAGRAVVFTGATRNSLVVLPLALALPDDLAIAAVAVVTQTLVEVVGMVVYVRLVPRLLP
- a CDS encoding acyl-CoA dehydrogenase family protein, with translation MTELDPEERAVVDTVRDFVDREVRPVVRELEHADAYPEALIEQMKRLGVFGLAIPEPYGQVDVSTVCYVLVTEELARGWMSLAGAMGGHTVVSKLLLAFGTEEQKRRYLPRMATGELRATMALTEPGGGSDLQAMRTTARPAGDGYVINGSKTWITNARRAGLVALLCKTDPTASPPHRGISILLVEKVPGFEVSRDLPKLGYKGVESCELSFTDCRVPGDALLGGVEGRGFGQMMRGLEIGRLQVAARAAGVGRAAFDDALRYSQERESFGQPIWKHQSVGNHLADMATKLTAARQLLLHAARRYDTGERADLEAGMAKYFCSEVAMEVALSAIRVHGGYGYSTEFDVERYFRDAPLMIVGEGTNEIQRNVIAAQLVKRGGLP
- a CDS encoding FAD-dependent oxidoreductase, coding for MPQGAAAAPLTVAVVGSGPSGFYAAASLLDQHDVPVRVDMYERLATPWGLVRSGVAPDHPKIKAVSSVYAAIAAHENFRFFGNVDVGKDVTREELTARYDAVLYAVGAQTDRRLGIPGEDLPGSVSAVDFVGWYNGHPDYANLTFDLSGERGVVIGAGNVALDVARILCSPHERLSRTDIADHALEALRACALKEVLVVGRRGAAQAAFTTAELKELPEFTESGVDIDPAEVAEQEGEEELSRLVKRNLAVMRGYAQNPVPAGARRVALRFQRTPLEIRGDGRVEEIVFARNALKVGEDGWVSAVDTGERETVPTSLVLRAVGYKGRSIEGLPFDDRRGIIPNVNGRVEGVEREYVAGWIKRGPTGIIGTNKKCAGETVTRLLADVADGALRRHDRGVAFDPVGEIDTWLRGRQPHLVTEQGWRLIDAAERSLGESAGRPRVKHVLTDELLDIALERRIAS
- a CDS encoding TetR/AcrR family transcriptional regulator, whose translation is MPAEIVRSAPGEPPAAGEAEEHQPPVAAGPRARARTPARATRREELLRAAARLFAERGFRGVGIEQIGAAVGIRGPGIYRHFPSKDAVLVELLVGISQHLLDAAREARRVGASAPETLDLLVRGHVEFALDNPDLIIIHDRDLWSLPEPAEREVRRLQRAYAEQWVDVLRQVRPELDAPTARARTHVLFGLINSTPHSATDLARAEMAEMLHAMALGAARG